A region of Desulfolithobacter dissulfuricans DNA encodes the following proteins:
- a CDS encoding formate dehydrogenase subunit gamma translates to MSEKYPPIKIVNGKKYFYRFNLNQRIQHIILAATVIILVLTGMPLKFSGKPWAPYLYAMFGGIDVAPMVHKITGAIMLVLFVYHVYWLITTIYHNHLLPLKREGKLTFGNVVRVLLRLPMVPNMKDARDIAGLIKYLLFFTNERPAGDEYTWKEKFDYWAPFWGIFVIGITGIIIWNKEFFTQVIPGDAINLCFIAHSDEALLAALFLFIWHWYNVHFSTSVFPMGTVFITGYLPEELMREEHYEHYVRVMKEMGLEDEILPPHGGHSSPCDSDDGDGGLQASAEDGPQAENKIQQGGTAA, encoded by the coding sequence ATGTCTGAAAAGTATCCACCGATCAAGATAGTCAACGGCAAGAAGTACTTTTACCGCTTCAACCTCAACCAGCGCATCCAGCACATCATCCTGGCGGCAACGGTCATCATTCTGGTGCTCACCGGCATGCCTCTCAAGTTCAGCGGCAAGCCCTGGGCTCCGTACCTGTACGCCATGTTCGGCGGAATCGATGTCGCTCCCATGGTCCATAAAATTACCGGCGCCATCATGCTGGTTCTCTTTGTCTACCACGTGTACTGGCTGATAACCACCATCTACCATAACCATCTGTTGCCGCTCAAGCGGGAGGGCAAGCTGACGTTTGGCAACGTGGTCCGGGTCCTGCTCAGGCTGCCCATGGTGCCCAACATGAAGGATGCCAGGGATATAGCGGGGCTGATCAAGTACCTGCTGTTTTTCACCAACGAGCGCCCGGCCGGAGACGAATACACCTGGAAGGAAAAGTTCGATTACTGGGCACCGTTCTGGGGTATTTTCGTCATCGGCATCACCGGAATCATCATCTGGAACAAGGAGTTTTTCACCCAGGTGATCCCTGGTGACGCCATTAACCTCTGTTTCATCGCCCACAGCGACGAGGCCCTGCTCGCAGCGCTGTTCCTTTTCATATGGCATTGGTACAACGTGCATTTTTCCACTTCTGTCTTTCCCATGGGCACGGTGTTCATCACCGGGTACCTGCCGGAGGAACTGATGCGGGAGGAGCATTACGAGCATTATGTCCGGGTCATGAAGGAAATGGGGCTGGAGGACGAGATTCTACCCCCCCATGGCGGACACAGCTCGCCCTGTGATTCGGATGACGGAGATGGCGGCCTCCAGGCCTCCGCCGAAGATGGTCCACAGGCAGAAAACAAGATCCAGCAGGGAGGGACTGCGGCATGA
- a CDS encoding NHL repeat-containing protein, translating to MVFFAWLLVLVNGTSALAVNLTMVRHRFDIVKEFRQPSDVAVNGEGDIYVVDGVNHCVKVFGGDGRFLFRFGTRGAGRGEFSYPLGIDIDQQGRVYIADTGNRRIQIFTARGRFLSLVPVESTGEKPADPVDIGVTRDGTVGFVSDNDNHHILKYDLVSGRLLARFGKPGIERKEFRYPFLVSLYKDKYLHIVDVINTRVQVLTDTGKFVTFIGDWGVEKGQFFRPKGVAVDRDGLVYVSDSYMGVIQVFTSEGHFESVIGDPETGTVKRFKTPVGIYVDRDDRLYVVEMFGERVSVFDLVKN from the coding sequence ATGGTTTTTTTTGCATGGCTGCTCGTTCTTGTGAACGGGACGTCGGCTTTGGCGGTCAATCTGACCATGGTGCGGCACCGTTTCGATATTGTCAAGGAATTCAGACAACCCAGTGATGTGGCTGTCAATGGCGAAGGCGATATCTATGTGGTGGACGGTGTCAATCACTGCGTCAAGGTGTTCGGGGGTGATGGCCGTTTTCTGTTTCGTTTCGGTACACGTGGAGCGGGACGTGGGGAATTTTCCTATCCGCTCGGCATAGATATTGACCAGCAGGGGAGGGTCTATATCGCTGATACCGGCAACCGGCGCATCCAGATTTTTACAGCCAGGGGCAGGTTCCTGTCCCTTGTTCCGGTGGAGTCCACGGGTGAGAAACCGGCAGATCCCGTGGATATTGGTGTCACCCGGGATGGAACAGTCGGATTTGTCTCTGATAACGATAATCACCACATCCTCAAGTATGATCTTGTTTCCGGCCGGTTGCTTGCCCGGTTCGGCAAGCCGGGTATCGAGCGCAAGGAGTTCCGGTATCCATTTCTTGTCTCGCTGTATAAGGACAAATACCTCCATATCGTTGACGTGATAAATACAAGGGTGCAGGTCCTGACCGATACGGGAAAATTTGTGACCTTTATTGGTGATTGGGGAGTCGAAAAGGGACAGTTCTTCCGGCCCAAGGGTGTGGCGGTTGACCGCGATGGCCTGGTGTATGTCAGTGATTCATACATGGGGGTTATTCAGGTTTTTACCAGTGAAGGGCATTTCGAGTCGGTGATCGGCGATCCTGAAACCGGCACGGTCAAGCGTTTCAAGACCCCGGTGGGAATCTACGTGGACCGGGATGATCGGTTGTACGTGGTGGAGATGTTTGGCGAACGGGTCAGCGTGTTTGATCTTGTGAAAAATTAG
- a CDS encoding cytochrome c3 family protein — MRRHTPRGILLMLFILQVLTGLAQAEDTSVEAPRNPSSAKECALCHYRWIDTFFIDGRGSDLVPYQAVKVVASAEICFSCHDGSVVDSRDRVYNDRRHPINKPPPPDMEIPSIFPLDENGFMQCATCHTAHGVPSEMGIEKTIFIRASNENSAMCRMCHRDKTGGPDRGNHPVDTTRLDISPELVRMGGVIGTEKNRVICETCHSVHGAANDKFLVDTASGGAHLCLDCHADKADLVGSSHDLRKTAPQSVNLKGKIPEESGICGACHLVHGGSRVVLWGREMPEKSSGSTSQDFCLGCHREQGVAPKKLLSGFSHPLEVSLFDKGMQPELPVYDLRGQAVSLDRGMLTCSTCHDPHRGTTQKTGTEGREHFLRQAVTPSPELCRQCHPEEALVERTDHDLLASGKDLTNIQGAPPRQSGPCGVCHLIHNAKSKELWAMPLSATRKSPPSEAVCLSCHNRRGVAAKKVIRRYSHPVNINPTRRKIRTTLPLYTRKDTRKGKKGLMTCLTCHNPHRWDHREKKVRLTAGMEGDARNSFLRLPASPSPILCGDCHRRKRFVEMTEHDMIVMAPASTNMKGQRPLESGTCGACHVVHNSRNKVRLWARKFGRGAGVMDRMCKSCHRRGDLAEAKVPRVDSHPEGMLITNVGRNIEGKPNYFPCLTTGPGKR; from the coding sequence GTGAGGCGACATACCCCACGTGGCATCCTGCTCATGCTGTTCATTTTGCAGGTACTGACCGGGCTTGCCCAGGCGGAAGATACGTCTGTGGAAGCGCCGCGCAACCCCAGTTCGGCCAAGGAGTGTGCGCTCTGCCATTATCGCTGGATAGATACCTTTTTCATTGATGGTCGTGGCTCGGATCTGGTGCCGTATCAGGCAGTAAAGGTGGTTGCCAGCGCCGAGATCTGTTTTTCCTGTCATGATGGCAGTGTAGTGGATTCCAGAGACCGGGTCTACAACGACCGCCGTCACCCCATCAACAAACCGCCACCTCCGGATATGGAGATCCCGTCAATATTTCCCCTGGATGAAAACGGGTTCATGCAGTGTGCCACCTGTCACACCGCCCATGGTGTGCCCAGCGAGATGGGGATTGAAAAGACCATCTTCATCCGCGCCTCCAACGAAAACTCCGCCATGTGCCGGATGTGTCACCGCGACAAGACCGGTGGCCCGGACCGGGGCAACCATCCCGTGGATACGACCCGGCTCGATATCTCGCCGGAACTGGTTCGCATGGGTGGGGTGATCGGGACCGAGAAAAACCGGGTGATCTGCGAGACCTGCCATTCGGTCCACGGGGCGGCCAATGACAAGTTTCTGGTCGACACCGCCTCCGGCGGCGCCCACCTCTGCCTGGACTGCCACGCCGACAAGGCCGACCTGGTGGGTTCCAGTCATGATCTGCGCAAAACAGCGCCACAGTCTGTAAACCTCAAGGGAAAGATCCCCGAGGAATCAGGGATCTGCGGCGCCTGTCATCTGGTGCATGGCGGCAGCAGGGTGGTCCTGTGGGGGCGGGAGATGCCGGAGAAGAGCAGCGGCTCGACCTCTCAGGACTTTTGTCTCGGCTGCCACCGGGAACAGGGTGTTGCTCCGAAAAAGTTACTCAGTGGCTTTTCCCATCCCCTGGAAGTGTCTCTTTTTGATAAGGGGATGCAGCCGGAGCTGCCGGTCTATGATCTCCGGGGCCAGGCGGTCTCCCTGGATCGGGGGATGCTGACCTGTTCCACCTGCCATGATCCCCATCGTGGGACGACGCAGAAAACCGGTACCGAGGGCAGGGAGCATTTTCTCCGTCAGGCCGTGACTCCTTCGCCTGAACTCTGCCGTCAATGTCATCCGGAAGAGGCGCTGGTGGAAAGGACAGACCACGATCTGCTGGCATCCGGGAAGGATCTGACCAATATCCAGGGGGCACCACCCCGGCAAAGCGGCCCCTGCGGGGTCTGTCACCTGATTCATAACGCCAAAAGCAAAGAGCTGTGGGCCATGCCCCTGTCAGCTACCCGAAAGTCGCCTCCATCAGAAGCAGTTTGCCTGAGCTGCCATAATCGGCGCGGTGTTGCGGCAAAAAAGGTGATTCGCAGGTATTCCCATCCGGTCAATATCAATCCGACCAGGAGAAAGATCCGCACAACTCTGCCCCTCTATACCCGCAAGGATACACGCAAGGGCAAAAAGGGCCTTATGACCTGCCTGACCTGCCATAATCCCCACAGGTGGGATCATCGGGAAAAAAAGGTCCGCTTGACCGCCGGCATGGAGGGCGATGCCCGCAACAGTTTTTTGCGTCTGCCTGCCTCACCATCACCCATACTCTGCGGTGACTGTCACCGGCGAAAGCGGTTTGTGGAGATGACCGAGCACGATATGATCGTCATGGCGCCGGCCTCCACCAATATGAAAGGCCAGCGGCCCTTGGAGTCGGGGACCTGCGGGGCCTGTCATGTTGTCCACAACTCCAGGAACAAGGTGCGGCTGTGGGCCAGGAAATTCGGCCGGGGGGCCGGGGTCATGGACCGGATGTGCAAGTCCTGCCACCGGCGCGGTGATCTGGCCGAGGCCAAGGTGCCACGGGTGGATTCCCATCCGGAGGGAATGCTGATCACCAATGTCGGTCGCAACATCGAGGGCAAACCCAATTACTTCCCCTGTTTGACAACCGGACCGGGAAAAAGGTGA